A region from the Salvelinus fontinalis isolate EN_2023a chromosome 23, ASM2944872v1, whole genome shotgun sequence genome encodes:
- the tyw5 gene encoding LOW QUALITY PROTEIN: tRNA wybutosine-synthesizing protein 5 (The sequence of the model RefSeq protein was modified relative to this genomic sequence to represent the inferred CDS: inserted 1 base in 1 codon; deleted 1 base in 1 codon), which yields CSSSPDLGRFLEFVKAQRYESVLEPGNLLFNPALWFQNTPALVWXSVNIFWCHLLAESYKDPYGNKNPVAPAWAFQALERALHILNELPPDYQNFYDCRMGQSCAYSSLPARVARAESETTFPCSPLAHLAEDAPLKLSPCPETISTP from the exons TGTTCGTCGTCTCCAGACCTGGGGCGGTTCCTGGAGTTTGTGAAGGCTCAGCGGTACGAGTCTGTGCTGGAACCTGGAAACTTGCTCTTCAACCCCG CCCTGTGGTTCCAGAACACCCCGGCGTTAGTTT CGAGTGTCAACATCTTCTGGTGCCACCTGCTTGCAGAAAGTTACAAGGACCCCTACGGTAATAAGAACCCTGTGGCCCCTGCTTGGGCCTTTCAGGCACTGGAGAGGGCATTACACATTCTG AATGAACTGCCGCCGGACTATCAGAACTTCTATGACTGTCGCATGGGTCAGAGCTGCGCATACTCCTCCCTGCCAGCTAGGGTGGCACGGGCTGAGTCGGAGACTACGTTTCCCTGCAGCCCACTAGCTCATCTGGCTGAGGATGCTCCTCTGAAACTCAGTCCATGTCCAGAAACAATCTCTACCCCCTAG